From Neisseria musculi, the proteins below share one genomic window:
- a CDS encoding M23 family metallopeptidase, whose protein sequence is MNTQTAFPSKLTTFLLAAAAFALAACAGTSSTASGPVPEGHYRVQSGDNLYRIGLRFGQSAQTLAAWNNLSDPTKIEVGQVLRVRPKGSPGSASTSARAPAGSAAGETTVAPTNRLNLQWPVDNGRANIIAAYNGGSNKGIDIGGEAGTPIKSAAAGKVLYAGEGLRGYGKLILISHNSSTLTAYAHNQSISVQKDQTVRAGQVIGMMGDTDAERVKLHFEVRINGKAVNPMPYLN, encoded by the coding sequence ATGAACACACAAACTGCTTTCCCCTCAAAATTAACCACCTTTCTGCTTGCCGCCGCCGCATTTGCTTTGGCTGCCTGCGCAGGCACTTCCTCAACCGCCTCCGGCCCCGTTCCCGAAGGGCATTACCGGGTGCAAAGCGGCGACAACCTTTACCGCATCGGCCTGCGTTTCGGCCAAAGCGCGCAAACGCTGGCCGCCTGGAACAATCTGAGCGATCCCACCAAAATCGAAGTCGGCCAAGTGTTGCGCGTGCGCCCGAAAGGCAGCCCCGGCTCCGCATCAACTTCTGCGCGTGCCCCGGCAGGTTCTGCCGCAGGGGAAACCACCGTTGCCCCCACCAACCGGCTCAACCTGCAATGGCCGGTGGACAACGGCCGCGCCAATATTATCGCAGCGTATAACGGCGGATCCAATAAAGGCATCGATATCGGCGGCGAAGCCGGCACGCCGATAAAATCTGCGGCAGCGGGGAAAGTACTGTATGCAGGCGAAGGCTTGCGCGGCTACGGCAAGCTGATTCTTATCAGCCACAACAGCAGCACATTAACGGCTTATGCCCACAACCAGAGCATTTCGGTGCAGAAAGACCAAACCGTGCGCGCGGGGCAGGTTATCGGCATGATGGGCGACACCGATGCCGAGCGCGTGAAGCTGCACTTTGAAGTGCGGATTAACGGCAAGGCGGTCAATCCCATGCCTTATCTGAATTAA
- a CDS encoding FxsA family protein yields the protein MRFFGIGFLVLLFLEIMSIVWVADWLGGGIALALMILSFMAGVMMLRHTGLSGVLLAGAAMRSGNGISLYQMLWPIRYAVAALLLMSPGFVSLAIALILLLPVKGKPIAQMNTTGGTFGSADNPFRRTPGGSGDIIEGEYTVTEPSEKPKQDYIEHKPD from the coding sequence ATGCGATTTTTCGGTATCGGTTTTCTGGTGCTGTTGTTTTTGGAAATCATGTCTATCGTGTGGGTGGCCGACTGGCTGGGCGGCGGCATTGCGCTGGCGTTGATGATATTGAGCTTTATGGCAGGCGTGATGATGCTGCGCCACACCGGTCTCTCGGGCGTTTTGCTGGCGGGTGCCGCCATGAGAAGCGGCAATGGGATTTCGCTCTACCAAATGTTATGGCCCATCCGTTATGCCGTTGCCGCGCTGCTGCTGATGAGCCCAGGTTTTGTGTCGTTGGCCATCGCCCTGATTCTGCTGCTGCCGGTTAAAGGCAAACCGATTGCCCAAATGAACACAACCGGGGGCACTTTCGGCTCCGCCGATAATCCTTTCCGCCGCACCCCGGGCGGCAGCGGCGACATCATTGAAGGCGAATACACCGTTACCGAGCCGTCTGAAAAACCAAAACAAGACTATAT